TCTTTGAGGGAAGTTCCTTTTCATTTATACCCTTGCCTTGATAGAgattacacatttttaatttccttttaggACAGATTAAAGTGGTGCCATGAGGCTGCTGGCTCCCAGAATCCTGGGATTTCCCTGGGAATTGGGTATTGCCCCACAGCCTGGGTGTTAGTCACTGAAAACTGCTCCCACATGGGAATAAATCCCTGTTTAGGTACAGCAAATGTGCTTTAATCCGTGCCGAAGGCGGGGATTTACTGCAGCAAATATGAAAAACATCAATTCCAGCAAGGAGAAGACAGAGATAAAGGGAAAGGAGATAAATTGGGGTTAAATAATGACCTGTTTTAAATATATCATCCCATGCTTTGGTGTGGGCTTGCCAGACTTTGGTGTTGAGCCCCTTGTGCAGCTCCACGGGGGTCACCATCATCATCCCGAACGTGGCCATCATCTGTGGGGGGAAATCTCTCTTTAATCTCTTTGCATCCCCCTCCCTGCGACCCCTgaacagcaccaggctgggaagcagagggagaTTTTCAGGAAGGCAGAATTCTGGTGGATTTTCCATCCTGGACAGAGAGGATGGGTCTGAGTCTACTGAGGGCATATCCAGGTAAAAATcaggggcagccaggagccTCCTGGATTTTAGGCACCTGCTGGGAGTGGTTCAAGGCATTTTTTGGCAGTGCCTCCCTCTCCCTTGACAAGAGATGAGCTGAaatcccaggcagggctggctgcctgTGTGTGATGACTGAAGCGAGGCAGGTTTGCACCCCAGAGCCcaaaggcacagcagctctgacccCAAAGCCAGGATCTGCGCCACCAGGCACAGTCCCACCCTGCAGGGTCACCAGCCAAGCTGGCAATTCTCCTTCAAGGCTGCCCTGATGGCCACTCAGCATTTCCCTGTCACACTGAGGGTGCAGACGGGTAAAAGGTGTTATTAAAAAATCTTATAAAACATGGATTAGCTTAGCTACCTCAGCAAACAACAGCTCGCAAGTTCTCATGTGAGAACAGCTTGAGAAAGTTCATTAACACAACAATTAACTATtcttggggagaaaaataaatgcaccTGTAATAACCAAGGATCTGTCTCATGAgaatcagtgaagaaaatatataaacaattaaaaaatagttaGATTTGATGGACAAGTAAAATACCTTTTACTAGCCAATACAGTAATTGGCAAGAAAGTTATTAACAAattaaagttattaaaattaaagCTATTAAAGTTGTACATGAGGTCTTTGAAAACTgcataaaatgggaataaaaagggGCTTTTCCTGCATGGAGAAACTGGGTCCTGTCTGCTTTATTACAACAGACTGAGGCATTGCATAAAGGAGGCAGAAGTTCAGGATTAGCTGGGCACCGTTTGGGTACAGAAGcctgagctgctttttccagCTGATTCCTTTGAACTTCTGCCTCTCATTAACAGCAGGGGTAAAAATATCAGCACAGGCCCAGGAGAGACCCTTCCATACCGTTTTTACAGCCTTGATGAAGTTCAGACTTTCTTCTTCTAcgtcctgctgcaggaggccaAACCTCTTTCCATACAGCACCAGACAGATACCTGTTGTTAGGCAAtattataattaaattaataaacaaaagGCCGTGTGGGATGCATCATTTATCATCAAGGAACGGCTTGGGTGAGCCTTCTGAACGTGTTCCTTGGTGCAgacctggcagagcagcacttgTAAAACACCTCCTGCTTGTTTGCCCCAGCCCCAGCGAGGGTTTCCAGCTTGGGGCCcttgcagcagcatttctgcaccACGAGGAGCGCCACTGACCCCTCAtgagcagcagaactgcaatTTTGGCTCCTATTTGGTGACTTTACTGGAGAAAACTGAGTGGCAGGAGAACAGGGAGGCATCTCCCACAGCattcccccctccttcccactgcaaGCACTGGCCCCATCCCTCTCTGCACCTTTTCCACTTGtcttcttttcccatttcttttcaaGCTGTCACTTcttatttctgcctttccaaaAGCAGCCATCACCACTGACAGTGGGAAAAATCCACTCTGAGGAGGCAGCCGAGGGCAGTTGggtctggcagggctggatctgTCACTACACCCAACCCTCCCTTTTTCGGGAGTCACTGAGCCACTTTGTGCCCTGTGTCATGCCTGGCACATTCCTCAGCGAGCTCTGAAAGGTTCCTGAGGATAAGGCTCTGCCTTGGTAACTCATTCCAGCCCTTCTCAATCCCAGTGTGAAcactggaaatgggattttccagTCCTTGCCTACAGCCAGCACTCTGTTAGTGGAGTATTTCATGGATCCTGCTGATAGTTAACAAATATCAGATggacaaaaaataacaaaaaatgttaTCTGATCCCACTCTAGATAAATGAACCACAACCCCCTCAATTTTTGATTTATAAATCATTGGAATGTTTGAATTTTTGTAAGCCATGCAGGTAGCTAGGCAGAAATTTATATTTGTGCTGATGAATTTTGCACCGACAGTCCCTGGCTGTTCTGCAACTCTCTTTGCATGATATTATAGCTGAGAGTTTGGAAATAATCAGCCAACACATTCATCCCTGATCATATTTTAACAGCAATGCCCTGGCAGGTGCACCACACTCAGGCAAAACCCAACTCACTTTCAAAAGACCATTTGTTGAATTCTGAATAGATATCTTCCATCTGGCCATTGTGGTCACAAATTTCATCTATTCTGTACATAAAGTCCTCCAGGACCTAAATGgtggagagaagagagagaaaagaagggaataaaatgacataaacaaacaaaaatccggtgtaattcagcatttcagctgcCTTTTGAGCAGATAACAATCTTGCATGAGACGAATCCTTTTGTTCCCTGCTCTTTGAACAAGATTCAGCTTCCCCCTGTGTGAACAAGTGTTTGGATTTGACAAGCTCTGGTGCTAGCCTGAACTGCGCTGCCCTCGCAGGGATGCAGTCCTCACCCCGGCACAGCTGGCGTTTCACAACTCGTGATTACGGTGTTTATCGCAGATGCTCCTCAAcctccccaggagcacagaggtTAAGGACAGAGGTGTTCCCTgaggggagcagcagaagaaTGAAGGGGTAAAGGCAAAAATTACTGCatgcaggagaagcagggaaaagctcCTTGCAGGAGCCTGTATCCTTGGGGAATAATCCTGTTTTTCTGTGGGGACACTCTCAGCTCCAGGTTTCTGTGTGGTCTCAGACCCTGGCAGTCAGTTTGTACTCGTTATTCCCTGAACGTTCTGGGTCTGAACTCGTGGTTTATCACTGTGGAGTAAATAAATCTGCCAAGATAAACCGGATCTGCTTCAGCTCCCCAGGCTtgcaggggagcagagagagcaagGATTTCTCAGAGCACGGTACCTCATTGATCGCCGTGTCCAGTTTCACAACCTCCCGGGGCTTCATCAGTTTCTTCTGAAAGGCACTTCTGACCCTCTGCCagtcctttccctccctgcatGGAAACAACCACAGCCAGGTTGGAGAGCGAAAAGCTCcgagaagaatgaaaacagaaaaaccccaaaccggCTCTGCTGATGCTCCACCGCACCGACGGCACAACCGGGGGATCCTCGGGGCGCGGACGAGCCCCAGCCACGCTCGGGGCGCagcccgggacccccgggacccgCGGAGCCCCGAGCatcccccgggacccccggtCCCCGCTCCGAGCatcccccgggacccccggtgCCCGCTCCGAGCATCCCCCGGGCACCGGCGCCGCCGCAGCCCCTCCGGGCAGCTCCGGGATGCTGCGGGCAGCACTCACAGGATGAGCAGCCCGTAGGCTTCGTCGCGATAGTCGCGATATGCTTTCCAGGGCTTGATCTCGAGGCGCTGGGGGCAGGCGCTCTCGCGGCGGTACAGAGCCTCCAGCAGGCACGGCGCCGCGATGTGCACCGAGTCGAAGGCGCCCAGCTTCATGCGGAAAATCTTCCCGAACCGCCGGTGGTACTGAGCCTGGGGAGAGCCAGAAACCCGCCCTGAGTGCGGGGCGCTCCCGGCGCGGCAtcctcatcccatccccatcctcatccccatcccatcctcatCCTGATCCCCATCCTCATCTTCCTGCCATCCCCGCCGCCTCACCAGGGTCTCGTGCTGCCTCTTGAGCCCCCCTTTCCAGAGCACGTCGGGCAAGCTGCCCATCAGCGGCCAGCTGGGCGGCCCGGGCAGCGCCTCCGCCGGCCGCAGCGCGCTCAGCGAGGACGCGGCGCGGCCGCAGGTGCGGGCAGGGAGCCGCCGGCgggccaggaggaggaggaggatgctgcagccGCCCATGGCCACGGTGCCGGCCCCCGGGCGCGCATAGGTGCATTTATAGCAGCCCGAGGTGCTGGACTTTCATCCGCGCCAATGGGAGCCATGGGTGGGGTGAGGTGGGGCGGctgccccggccctgcccgcggAGCCCGCGGGGCAGGCGGGTCATGAAAGGGttcagggaggcagggaaggcacCGCGCCAGCGCCTCCGCCCGCTGGGAGCGCGGGATGCGCGGGTCGGACCCGCTGGGATCAGGGGATGCGCGGGTCGGACCCGCTGGGAGTGCGGGGATGCGCGGATGGGACTGGCCGGGGTCTGGGGATGTGCGGATCAATCGCGCCGGCATCAGGGATGCGCGGGTCGGACCCGCTGGGATCAGGGGATGCGCGGGTCGGACCCGCTGGGATCCGGGGATGCGCGAATGGGACCCACTGGGAGTGCGGGGATGCGCGGATGGGACTGGCCGGGGTCCGGGGATGTGCGGATCAATCGCGCCGGGATCAGGGATGCGCGGGTCGGACCCGCTGGGATCGGGGATGCGCGGATCGGTCCCCGGGGACGCAGCGCTGGCAGGAGCGCAGGCAGCGGCTCCGCTCCTTGCCTGGCGTTCGTGCGAGCGGTCTCGTAGCGCTCTCTctcttgttttttgtttttttttttcaatttgtatttttgtcCGAGCACCCGCATGAGAGCGGAGGGCTGTGCTGTTCACCCTGCAGAGCGCAGAGTAGCTCAGTTTTCCCGCAGAATTTGCACTTTTAAAAAGACGGAATAAGAaagtgcagggagctgaggagcGAGAAGTTGTGGGGTGTGAACTGCCCTTACCCTCTCTGTTTGAGTAACCAGAAAAGGTCATGTGGGCATCGTCGGGGAAGGCAAAATTCCCTTCACTGTGAGGGTTGGCAGCCATTAAATCCTGAGAAATATGAATGAATCCCAGTCTTTTGATCAGaaactgcacagaaaagctCGAAATGTTGAGGCTGAGAGGAGCAAGAACAGgtaaaggagggaaaagggaaaagggaaaagggaaaagggaaaagggaaaagggaaaagggaaaagggaaaagggaaaagggaaaagggaaaaggggaagagaagagaagagaagagaagagaagagaagagaagagaagagaagagaagagaagagaagagaagagaagagaagagaagagaagagaagagaagagaagagaagagaagagaagagaagagaagagaagagaagagaagagaagagaagagaagagaagagaagagaagagaagagaagagaagagaagagaagagaagagaagagttGGATCCTACTGCAAGGCAGAGCTACCTGTAATCCAGAGGATTTCCAGGAAAGACAGCTTGGCTACAATGGGGATTTGATTTTCTTGCACCCCACGCtacctttcccttctttcccaaTGCCTTTTGTGACTCAGCTCTAATCCCCTTCATGTGAGGGTTTGGCAGAAGCAGAGTGTGCAGACACCCTGGGTGTGTTGGACAGAGCATGATCAGAAGATGGATTTGACACATAAATAAACACGTCTCAAAGTCAAATTAATAACAATGCAAAGACCAAGGCAGCAGTGATCAGCAGAGAGAAAACGTactaaagaaaaggaaatacacTGCAGAATTTGTCTGGGAGTTCTGTACATCCTTCCCAAGTGATTTTCTGCAATGGGATCATCCTCTGTGGGCCACAAGGTCAGAGCACTTCCCAGGCAGGCTTTAAAGTTGATTCAAaggtttgtaatttttttgggggagacACCACAATCACATTCtatggtttgtttgctttgaagCAGCGCTACCGAAACACATCTCCCTGTCCTTGTAGGCAGCTCAGGCTCCATTCATGATGAGTTCTGAGAAACCAGACAAGAAGAGACAATTTGTGCACTCTGCCTATTTAAGGAATGAGAATGAACTCATTTGAAGGGTCACAGCTTCGTGCCTGTGAAACGATGTCTTTGAAGAGTCTGCAACAGGCAAGTCAAGACTAAACTGGGCACAGGTCAATTTTTCCGTGTTCTTCACAGCTACAGGGAGGAAACCACCCTGTTAATGTGAAATCCTCTCTCTCTGAAGCTGTTGTTGAATGACAGAATGGAAAGGGTTGTGTTTCACTCCCGTGGCCCAGATGTAAGTCCCTGGCAGGGAAGTtggtgtgctgggagctgggacagaaaATCATTCCTCAgttcctgctcagagcagggagacaaaacaattcctgctccagctgggcaccaaggacaaatgatccaaatctcagcccaggagcacaaacaccgtgggctggagagagaaaaacaagcagggtgggactgcaggggctaaagctggaatgggacaatgaactgcaaggtgcaaatggagcagaactgatcccagggacagaccccgtgcccggccgtgcattttggggccattttggttcatcttgggtgcagccctggctgggctcttgtgctgcccaaggtgcgtccatggaggagatcctttggataaatccctgctttattctgtagctCCGTCCAGGCTCTgttccagctcagcctctcaATGCATCACTTCCTAGAGAAAAGCTGGACCAGTTCAGTGTTCTTGAGCTCAGCTCCACTGAGGCACCTGAACTGTGAAGGTGTCACCACCATCCCACAGGTGTCCATCCACAAGACTTCCCAATATTTTCCAATATAACAGCAAATGACAGCTGGGAGCGGGAAATGAAAATCCCTCTTCAGTTCTCCACTATGGCAAGGAGGACTTTTGGGTCAAAGACCAGGAAATAGCAGAAGATCAAAACTAAAGAgctgatttttctgtgcttctctttTGCTCCTGGCTTGATTTCTGCTCTCTTGCATGTCAGGAGAGAATATTCCTTGAAAAAGCATGTGCCAGTGGGATGCTTCTGTGGGAGATCTGCTGTGCAGGTACACACAGTTTTTTCACcactaaatatttaattagtCCAAGTTTTAGAGGTGCTTTCTGAGCTGATTCAATTTCTGGTcatattttttgagaaataattgTAACATATTTGAATAAAGGTTGGAAATCCCATCAAACTCAGGGCTCCTGCCCTGGATTTAAGGGGCTGAGGTGTGCTTGGGAAGCTCATTAAAAACAACTCCTGAACTCCCAGATCAAAACCTTGGAGCTCATGGAAAGTGACCTGAGTGATTTTCCTGTAGTTCACTTCAAACACATCAAATATCACCAAAATAACTCCTCGGTGGGAACAGCTTTATGCTGGGAGTGGATTTTCGCTCTCAATGCCTGTAACTCCAGGGGGTTTGCTCTGTGACATATTACACAATTCCTGTCTCCCGGCCTCTGCTCTTTCTCCTGGTTGGGAAAAGCTTTTTGCCAATTTGGCCTTAAATTTTTTGTGAAATCTCTGAGTTTTCTAAATTAATACAAAGTGCTGATGTGCCACAGGAGGAGATTAACAGGGAGAGTGTCACAGGAAGGTATTTCACAATGTGGGGAAGGCAAATGGATTGCAACTTGCAAGCTCTGGTTGTTATTGCAGGGTTCGTTTGTGTTTGTTTATACACTTTTAATTCCCTGTTAATTCTTCCAATTCTCTTTCCAGCTGAGGATCTTGGAGTTTTGTAAATATTGATGGGAAAGTACAGTAATTCCCATTCTCCAGAAGAGAAACTGATATGACTTTGAAAACTGAGATCTCCAAGTTATCCACGTTCACCGTGAAATGAAAGCAGATGGAACCTTTATTCTATTTTCACTCAAATACTGGTTTTTAACACCAGACTCCTCTTATCTCACCTTCTGGATGATTAGATGACACTAGCAGGGGATGAAAACTCAAAGAGAGAAGAGTTTGGGAACTCCAGAGGTCTGTGGAGCTCCCGGAAAA
The genomic region above belongs to Camarhynchus parvulus chromosome 20, STF_HiC, whole genome shotgun sequence and contains:
- the LOC115912144 gene encoding LOW QUALITY PROTEIN: 1,25-dihydroxyvitamin D(3) 24-hydroxylase, mitochondrial (The sequence of the model RefSeq protein was modified relative to this genomic sequence to represent the inferred CDS: deleted 1 base in 1 codon) — its product is MGGCSILLLLLARRRLPARTCGRAASSLSALRPAEALPGPPSWPLMGSLPDVLWKGGLKRQHETLAQYHRRFGKIFRMKLGAFDSVHIAAPCLLEALYRRESACPQRLEIKPWKAYRDYRDEAYGLLILEGKDWQRVRSAFQKKLMKPREVVKLDTAINEVLEDFMYRIDEICDHNGQMEDIYSEFNKWSFESICLVLYGKRFGLLQQDVEEESLNFIKAVKTMMATFGMMMVTPVELHKGLNTKVWQAHTKAWDDIFKTAKHSIDSRLQKHSADPQGDFLCDIYSGGQLSRKELYAAIAELQIAGVETTANSLLWALYNLSRNPHVQQKLFQEIQRVLAAQQSPSAESLRNMPYLKACLKESMRLTPSVPFTTRTIDTEMVLGNYMLPKGTVLMINSHALGCSEDYFRGWAEFRPERWLHRGSIHPFSHVPFGIGRRMCVGRRLAELQLHLALCWLIRKYRVVATDQAPLETLHSGILIPGRALPIALQPRAGCKK